Below is a window of Malania oleifera isolate guangnan ecotype guangnan chromosome 1, ASM2987363v1, whole genome shotgun sequence DNA.
gtactttaaaaaaaaaaagaaaaaactacataattataaatgtaatgtaaaaataaagtTATGTACTCCCCAATCTCCCCCATAGTTGCTCCTGGGTTTTTGCATCTTACCTCCCCATTTTTCAAACACTTCTAGCTCCAAACTATTAATATTCtggacatataccagagttcgaTTAGCACGATTTGAAGTTTGGAGTACTGGACtctgaacgtgaagtctaacctcctccttagtaatactatttcttttgcacaaagtggtttttgtgggagagaggcagattgtgtatgCTATTTTTAGTAGACACTGAAGTGGTAGGATGTTCGTCGTAcaaagaaaaagggcattgtgttcaaattagattttcaaattttagaaggcgtgtgattgagctagttgggagttcttggatagagtgccttcGAGGAAAGGGTCAggtgttacgtggaggaattggATAGGGGGCTGTTTATCTAATGGTTAATGcttattttttgtgattattaatGGGTAAAATGGTTATAGATCTtccactaaaaaaaaaatttgacatggtttcaaattaaaaaaataaaaaaattacacaaCCTTATAAAATGTATTAGATAACAACAAAACTGATTAGTTTatactaaatattaaactaatcacattaaatatttaattttaatttttttattttaaaatatatttttctcaaattatattaattaattatcaaTTAAATTAATTAGTTAGTTACTTGGTTCGTTTATTAGTTTGAAACAAACTTCAGTCTAGCCAAGTTGGAGCTCGAGCTTGAGCTCTTGTCATTTATATGTGAAACGAACTTTAGTCGAGTTGAGCTTGTGTTGAGCTCAACTTATATATATGCTAAACGAGTCGAATTAGaacataaaattttaaacttaagTTGAGCTCGAGCTCGCCACAACTCAGCTTAGCTTGGCTCGTTTGTAGCTCTAATAACATGACAACAAGAGTTAAACTTGGTGAACAAATAGGATTTTGACTCAAAATCTCAAATTTGTTTAACAGAGTTGCAATTGACAAATCTTTGTTTTCCACAATTTTTACGCAAAAAGAAATCCTTCATTCCATTTAAACCAAATTTTCTTCAAATGTCATTCTATCGATCTTCATAATTGAAATCACCTTAATTACAAGATGAGCTATAAAAATTACATGAATGATCTTATCCCTAAGGCTCTCGATCACCTAGAATATAAATAGATTAGGGGGAGCAATTTGCTTATACATGGAGTTTTCCCTCCATACTAGTATTGAAAGGATTACGGAGCATCTAAATTGATAAGTTGTGAGCTTTTGTTCCTACCAAGAAATCAAGAGATATGGCGGAACTTGATTGTACTTCTTGCGCTAGAATTGTTGGATAAGGGATTGCAACTAACTACAAGTCATTGGTCCCTCAAGTGTAGCATTGATTGAGCTAAGGCTAACATGAATAAAGCTAACGATTTTAGTGGCAGCAATGACATTCTTGTTGGCTCGGTTCATCCTTGAAGCCATCAAATATGAGATATTTGCCATGAAGACTTGTTACATAGGAGAAAGAAATAAGAGACAAATGTCCCACTACGTGTGCCATATATTTTTACACATAAGTTTCAACGAAtgcaaaaaatttaatttttactacaattcacaaaagaaaaaaaaatcctctAACTCAATCTCCTTGGGAACTTTATTATGGAATTACAACATCACTCACACAGAAAACCAAGTGCTTAATAAGGGATTTATCAGTTGACCACTTCACCTTGGTGTTTATTAGTTGACCACTTCACCCTTTAGTTAAGTGGTGAGTTTCATTCAACCCCCAATAGTCAACCTCAACCGTCTCATCTAATGAAATCTACTCAACCCAACTCAAGATAGCCTTAAACTCAACAACTTGGGAACAGCTACATGAAGTCTTTTTGCCAATCATACTGTGCAATCATTACCAATCAAATATTTTCTCACAATCTTGATGCAAGTATTTTACAACCTTCCTCTTGTTCATGTGGCACCTCAACTTCTAACAAACCAATCTACCTTACAAGTGCATTCATTGGCCTTCATTTTATAGGACCGAATGGTCTTAGCCAATTTCCTCATCATGATCTCTATTTCCATTCCGACTAACTTTTACATTGCCATCATTCAACTCAAATCAGCATTATCAATCATCAGTATCTATGTGAATTAATATTCCGTTGACTGATGCAACAATCAGAACCTCACAAACAAATCCATAATGTATACTCTTATCTCTTATTCCGAAATGCCCCTCCAAAAATTTGCTTCACAAATTTTTTATGGCTAACAAGTATTTTAATTTGACAAATTCATAAACAATAACGTACTAGGCCACCTAATCACTAGCATTCAACTCTACTCAGCCacttgggaaaaaaattaatactGCCTAACAGAACAGTTACACACAATTATCAATACATAAAATCATGTATAATAGAACAGGGTGTAGTTGTAGCGTTCTATTAGTAAGATAAGGTCTATTAGAACTGCATCAAGTATGCATCACTGAAAAAAAATGTCCTACAAATACCCGTGCTCCCTCTCTGCAAGGGTATGTTCTAAAATCACACTGTAAGCCAGGTCAGTTGTCGCAGTCGCTGCCAGATAATCTTGCTTACAATTAGAATAGGGATGACTGATGCTTGTGGATGTGGTTCGTGGAGCCTGGAGGAGACGACGACTCGAGCTAGGGATCGTTTGCACTTCGTAGGCTCGCAGCACCGGTACGTCCGGCACGTAGCAgcgcaccagaggagaggagaggtgACTTacgagaggagaggattgagatttgagagagtgagagctaaAAGGTCTGGGATGAGGAAAGGGTAAGAGCCGCGACGTGAGTTAGGGGcctttagggtttttttgtgtaAACTAAAGTCtgaagtagtagtgacggtttcaaaatcgtcactaatacccttaactatttctttttaaaattttttaaatgaaaacactagtagtgatggtttcaaaaccgtcactaatacccccttattagtgatggttctccaaaaccgtcactaatacccttaactattctttttttaaaaattttttaaaagaaaacactACTGGTgatagtttcaaaaccgtcactaataccccttattagtgacagttacccaaaccatcactaatagctttaactatttctttttaaaaaatatttttaaatgaaaagactattagtgacggtgtcaaaaccgtcactaatgtcttagaatcgtcgctaatattttctcgaaaAAAATTTCGCGCGGAAATTGTTTATCGCACTGTATtcagtgacgaaagtattagtgaccgttttaaaaccgtaactaataccaacttttagtgacaaaattaaattcgtcactaatactttcgtcactaaaaaccaatttttttgtaatGAATAGCTCAAAAGCATTTAAACAGAAATGACTATCCATCAGATAATATAAGCATTAAGCAAAAATAGAATAGTAAGAGTTCAGTGCAGTGATCAAAAGCTGACTATCCATCAGATGAATTTAATCAATCAGCAATATATGAATAGTATGCTATAGTGTTGTTCTtataaaggcatatgggcataaaaagAGATTACGAGAGCATTTAATTTGTTTTATAGGAGATGAAGCCATGTGCATTATTAGAAGTGCCCTTTTCCCAAGTCAAATACCAATGATATCCATATTCAATGGAAACCTAAACCAATCCCAATATCATTGTTCAAATGGAATTGCAGTTCTGAAACATACAAAACCAGACATTCAACATGGAGTATATCAAACCAACACAAACAAGCACTACAACCATAGCACAAAGATATAAGCCTTATCAATCATCGGATGGGAAAAAAAACACACCATTCATTGTTTTCAAATATGCATTTGTTTTGCCCCCAATTGTCTTCCAAtgcattgtgtgtgtgtgtgtgtgatattcactgattttatgattttatcctataatagttttttttttttcaaataataatgaAAGAGAAACAacgaaaaggaaaagaagaagagaaagaactgACAGGCATTCCAGGTAAGTGCCCACACCTATTTTAAAATTACAATTGTCTTTTTGTGTAAAATAAAATGAGTTACTTTTACTCTCTTCATATTGGCTGAATTGGATATGAAGAGTAGCTATCTTTGTATGATAAAATCCCCTTAAAATGTTACCAGGTTCTCAGCGAACCTAGCACCCCCAAAACCTTTAGGCTTTTATACTCATAATTATCAGTTCAAATTGTTTTATCCTCCAAGTCAATAATAACTACATAAAATAACTATACATTACACAGTCTGCAAGTAACTTATAGGTGAATGAAGGATACAAAATATTATTTACCAATAAAAGGGATATATAAGGACATTTTGAATGCAAAAGAATGCACAGTAAGCTCTTGTTGTGTGCTCGACCTGCTTCCCAATTGTTTGAATGAAAACATTTAAATTGCAGTCATGAAAATCTTAATGAGTTCCCAACTCATTGAAGAAAATGGCAACAAAAATGGCTATTTAAGGAACTCAAAAGTTGGGAGGATACACCAATTTGATGCACAGCTATACTAGGAAAAGAAAATTACATCAAGCTAATTTTTGCCCCTCCTTTACTAAACAAGTTTAGTATAAATATTGTAAAAACTCTTGTTAAGAAAACAAGgctaaagaaataaataagagaaCAGATTGTTCACACATATGTgcattaattttttcaaatattaattgagtaaataataaacaatatggaaacactttaaaaatattgaaaactaaCCCCATCAGATGCATAAATTATTGAATGAAGATTTTGTATGGAGTCTACACTTTCAATTTTCACAATTAAATGGATATTTGCATTGCAGCCTATGGACAAAGTGTGTAAAATTTTAGAATTAATAAATGAGAATACCATATAaaactataaataaataaacagatGAACATTGAAACTaaatgaaagaagaagagaaaaagaaaacaaaacaagatGGGGGGAGAGTTACATTGGAGATAATCTTTCAACTCATGAACCACTTTAGCATCTTTCACAAAAGAGACAGCATAAAAATCAACTTTGTAGTCCAACCCAAACTtgcttattctctctctctctctctctctctctctctctcttctaaatAGTGATTGAATATTGTTAATTTTCATTAGAATTTCAATTaaagttttaacttttaaatcttgtttgggtattattactaaagttaatttattttctttctcttcttaattaatattatcattagaattaattttttcttgggttatttttttatcattaaagttcggtttgatctcttaaaaaaaaaaaaaaatcttctttaagatttaaattttgttgggttcttaGACTTTCAGCAGGATTAGATGGCTTTGTTTGCTTGATGTTTGCTGTTATTATGCTGAGAATAATTCTCTTGTTTCTTAATGTAATATGCCTTTATAGTCTCCTCAGCATAATTCTCATGTttcttaataaattttattttttctattaaaaagAAAAGCCCTATGACATGCACAAATAAGAGACAGCAAGCATAATTTGTGACACCACATGTTTATCATATACACAATTCAGTAGTTGCTTTTTATAATAATCAAACCTCCaagataattaattaaaaattcacaaagaaatgaaataatatgcTTTTAgacatagaaaataaaaaataaaagaagaaggcaAGGATAACAAAGTTGCTCTTCCAACAAATCAGTGCAGATTTGTAAATCAGAAAgatgttcccaaaatataaacACATACCCGCTGCTTTTTACTAAAGCATAAACAGTAAATACATCAATCATATTCAGATCATAATTTCATTCTCACTAAAAAGGAGGTCTGGTTTGATAATATGAATTTACAGTGGCTATTAGTTGGATAAAGGATATGAACAAAATTTCATCAGCAATAAAGATTGTGGCAACAGTATGTCCCAGGCACCTCGTAAATTAATAAAAGATTTGGATAGAAAACAGTAGTTCCATTCTGTTCTGGCATTTTGTTCATAAATGCActttgcatttttttattttttattttccttttgatTAGTCTTTCTTACCAACATATATTGCAAATTAAATGtgaacaaaaaataatattgaaAGACCTTCGAGACAAAACAAGGATGATTCTGTTCACCTTATATACAGAAATATTAGTTATGATTCGATCAAAAACTTGAGCATTCTGTTCCAAAAGATGCTTTGTTGTTCCACCTACAGCAGGGACAATCCCAAATAGAGGTTAACAGTCAAATCACAAtacattaaaattaataaaacaacTAGCACATGAAAAGTAACCAACGACAGGAGCTATATATAACTGCACTGCTAAAGCAatgaatagaaaattaaaataagcACGGTTCAATATATCTTCTAAGCAAAATGATAATCTCCAACAGAATGAGAAGGCTGAAAACCACCAAACTGACAAGTAAAATAACAGAATATCTAAGAAAACTAATCCCCCACATGCACCGACCAACAGTTCCAAAAAGTTTGGGACAAAGTCATGCAATTGCCTCACATTCAAAGCATTAAATATAAATGACTTGCGTATTGTATAGGCAGTTCTTTAGGCCAATGACCGGCTCAACAAAGGCTTCGCACTGGGACATACAAGTCTCTTCTGCCCATCAACACCCAAATGAAGTACACTCATTGTAAAGGCAGACATGTAGATACATTCTCACATTAGTTAATTCTAGTATTGttagaaaagaagaagataaagctGCTGCAGAAGGTGTAAAAACAGAGAAAAGGAAAAAGCAAAGCTGCTGCAAAAGGCTCTGAAAATTGTATTAATTTTCTGTATGCATAAACTGCACGGGCTTGGTTATTTATACAGGGAAAAGGAAATCAGAATGCAACAACCAAAGAATATTCTAAtaagaagttaaaaaaaattgagtaatTACAAAATGATACAAAGACACCTCAGTTGTGGATGAGGCTATTGTGTAAATTCCATGAATTAGCATCACATGAGGTGTACCCAGCTGGTGTAGGAGATGGCTGAGTTGCAGCATGGGCATGGGACTACTCTGATACCCCCCCGCAAGATGGAGAGTAGATGTCAGCTACTCCCAACTTGGAAAGGTGTAAGTAGAGTAAGTGAGATGGTAAAGACTTAGTAAACATGTCTGCAACCTGCAAACGAGTAGAAACGTGAGCAGTCCGGAGAGTACCAGCTTGAATATTGTCCCGAATAAGATGACAATccacttcaatgtgttttgtccgtTCGTGAAACACTGGGTTCGCAGCAATGTGTAAAGCAGCTTGATTGTCACAAAATAACTCAGCTAGTTGAGGGTGAGAGATGGAAAGGTCAGCCAATAAATGTCGGAGCCATGTGAGTTCAGTGGAGATGGAGGCCATGGCCCGGTATTCAGCCTCAGCAGAGGATCGGGaaaccacagtttgtttcttcgACCGCCAGGAGATGAGAGAGTGTCCCATAAACACACAAAAACCAGTGACGGACCTGCGAGAGTCTGGGCAAGAAGCCCAGTCTGAATCAGAATAACCAATGAGCTGAATAGAAGAAGCTGCAGACAAGAGGATGCCTTGGCCAGGTGCTTGCTTGAGGTAGCAAAGCACTTTGTGTGCTGCAGCAAGGTGAGTAGTGGAAGGGCGATCCATAAATTGACTGAGGACTTGAATTGGATAGCTAATGTCAGGTCTGGTGATGGTAAGGTAAAGCAAACGACCAATGAGTTGGCGATAAGGAGTGGGATTGGACAAGGGAAGGCCAAAGGATTTGGATAATTTTTGGTTCTGTTCCATTGGAAGTTTAAAGGGTTTGGAAGCAAGATGTCCAATGTCAGCTAAAATATCCAATGTGTATTTGCGTTGGTAGAGAAAAATTCCTTTGGGGGATCGAGCCACTTCAATGTCTAAGAAATACCGTAGGGGACCAAGATCTTTGATACGGAAATGGTTGTTTAAAAAATTACGGAGAAGGGAAATGGAGGTAAGGGAGTTGCTAGCAACGATTATGTCATCGACATAGACAAGAAGAGCTGTGAAACCAGTAGTAGTTAGACAAGTAAAAAAGGCTATAATCAGCCTTGGATTGTTGGAAACCAAAACTTATtaaagattgagaaaatttttcATACCATTGTCGGGAGGCCTGTTTAAGGCCATAAAGACTTTTGAGGAGTCGGCAAACATGGCCTGGGTGACCTTAAGTGTATCCCGGGGGCTTCTTCATATATATTTCTTCATATAAGTCACCATGAATGAAGGCATTGTTAACGTCAAATTGCTGCAAATGCCATCCTTTAATGGCAGCCAAGGCAAGCAGAGTGCGAACTGTAACAATTTTGGCAACGGGAGAGAATGTTTCATGATAGTCCACACCCTCTTGCTGAGTAAAACCTCGAGCAACTAAGCGTGCTTTCTTCCTTTCAAGAGTACCATCAGAGTTGTATTTGcttttatatacatatttacaatgAATTGGAGATTTTCCAAGAGGCAAATCTGTGAGAACCCAGGTGTTGTTGAGTTCTAAGGCTGCGATTTCAGCTTCCATTGCTTTGCACCAGTCAGGGTCCTTGGCAGCTTGAGTGAAAGATTGAGGG
It encodes the following:
- the LOC131160997 gene encoding uncharacterized mitochondrial protein AtMg00810-like — its product is MFADSSKVFMALNRPPDNALLVYVDDIIVASNSLTSISLLRNFLNNHFRIKDLGPLRYFLDIEVARSPKGIFLYQRKYTLDILADIGHLASKPFKLPMEQNQKLSKSFGLPLSNPTPYRQLIGRLLYLTITRPDISYPIQVLSQFMDRPSTTHLAAAHKVLCYLKQAPGQGILLSAASSIQLIGYSDSDWASCPDSRRSVTGFCVFMGHSLISWRSKKQTVVSRSSAEAEYRAMASISTELTWLRHLLADLSISHPQLAELFCDNQAALHIAANPVFHERTKHIEVDCHLIRDNIQAGTLRTAHVSTRLQVADMFTKSLPSHLLYLHLSKLGVADIYSPSCGGVSE